The proteins below come from a single uncultured Dethiosulfovibrio sp. genomic window:
- a CDS encoding response regulator — MSRIKVMIVEDEFIIAMDLKMRLEKMGYDVPDLPDISRISFETIALEAPDIVLMDIRLGDGIDGIALAGDVYRKLDIPVVFTTAHSDSITLDRAGKTNPYGYLIKPMKDQEVKASITMALHKHHTESQLRKLFANIPNGVIVVRRDDSLRDFVIDAVNPAAADLDSAGEEMIGRTLASYLMRSICYDLEGDGCFGLIETVFKVWKYGQSIPYTLTAIKDNSIVGWREYFVYRSSKDEVTVVFRDVTEQKRLEEALRLRTSDMMYSIDHLSALRSCLEVSMESRLTVPKRISYLADFMTKAVQDPEDMSVRVSWENNEVRSSRFHGMEWTFSRPLLSGGEKLGTVEWGYSGEKDRLFEGPFSREEIDLFESIVQIISHLVDDDRGRALWQDRLKIYVSLLNGIKKPLLFINNEGDVDFINVAMEKVLDMAREEVKSLPVDMLPLACAMDLGKACARVIESGVAESIVLPEGDGEVRPALNDEGEVLGALIFFPHQEAGSDEL; from the coding sequence ATGTCCCGGATAAAAGTGATGATAGTGGAGGACGAGTTTATAATAGCTATGGACCTGAAGATGAGGCTGGAGAAAATGGGCTATGATGTCCCCGATCTTCCGGATATTTCCAGGATTTCCTTCGAGACTATAGCGTTGGAAGCACCGGATATAGTTTTAATGGATATCCGCCTTGGCGATGGAATAGACGGCATAGCTCTTGCCGGCGATGTTTACAGAAAGCTGGATATACCGGTTGTGTTTACGACAGCCCACTCTGACTCCATTACTCTGGATAGAGCTGGCAAAACCAATCCCTACGGCTACCTGATAAAACCCATGAAAGATCAGGAGGTAAAGGCATCCATAACTATGGCTCTACACAAACACCACACTGAGAGCCAGTTGAGAAAACTTTTCGCTAATATACCTAACGGCGTGATAGTTGTTCGTCGAGACGATAGTCTAAGGGATTTCGTCATAGACGCCGTCAATCCTGCCGCCGCAGATCTGGATAGCGCCGGCGAGGAAATGATAGGACGAACTTTAGCGTCCTACCTCATGAGGTCGATCTGCTATGACCTTGAAGGAGACGGTTGTTTTGGCCTTATAGAGACGGTGTTTAAGGTCTGGAAGTACGGTCAATCTATCCCTTATACACTGACCGCAATAAAGGATAACTCTATAGTAGGTTGGCGGGAATACTTTGTCTACAGATCCTCCAAAGACGAGGTGACCGTTGTATTCAGGGACGTGACGGAGCAAAAAAGGCTTGAGGAGGCTTTAAGGCTGAGGACAAGCGATATGATGTACAGCATAGATCATCTCAGCGCACTTCGTTCATGTCTTGAGGTCTCTATGGAGTCTAGGCTCACTGTCCCCAAAAGAATATCCTACCTCGCGGATTTTATGACTAAGGCCGTTCAGGATCCTGAGGATATGTCCGTCAGGGTCTCTTGGGAAAACAACGAGGTCAGAAGTTCCCGTTTTCACGGAATGGAGTGGACTTTTTCCAGGCCTCTCCTGTCAGGAGGAGAAAAATTAGGGACGGTAGAATGGGGATACTCGGGGGAAAAAGACCGCCTCTTTGAGGGACCTTTTTCTAGAGAGGAGATCGATCTTTTTGAGTCTATCGTTCAGATAATATCCCATCTCGTAGACGACGATCGAGGGAGAGCTCTCTGGCAGGATCGCTTAAAGATATACGTCAGTTTATTGAATGGAATCAAAAAACCTCTTCTTTTCATAAACAACGAAGGTGACGTGGATTTTATCAACGTCGCCATGGAGAAGGTCCTTGATATGGCCAGGGAAGAGGTGAAATCCCTTCCTGTGGATATGCTTCCTCTGGCCTGTGCTATGGATTTAGGAAAGGCCTGTGCCAGGGTAATAGAGTCAGGGGTGGCTGAATCCATCGTTCTACCAGAAGGAGATGGGGAGGTGCGACCTGCTTTAAACGACGAAGGGGAGGTCCTTGGAGCCTTGATCTTCTTCCCCCATCAGGAGGCTGGTTCTGATGAGCTTTGA
- a CDS encoding FapA family protein translates to MSFDSSGKKSIDESRIELGMAMAESTLDKILKEVEGLVESTTTDIDGDVEDGYFTRRVSSDRLTVFVDIYPPTEGGNPVESIDIMRSLRDEGIENILEENIISAVNTCNRDGISVHRIVAAQGIPPKLSHDGSIRFLFSIDDRRSFVKDVSGNVDYKDRGIILSVVPEEDLAYLDPPVEGEPGRDVYGRVIPVSKPRKINLIPGRGVESLDGRVFKATIQGQPILKGHELSVRDVYVVPGDVDMSTGNVDFSGTVIIKGTVREGFSVRCDGDIEIKGAVESGTVTASGDGQISAVIGDKSYVDVGGDLSVRFIQGGEVIVGRDLSVGAYVLHSSVISGGQILVEGKKGVIGGHLIALKKIDLSSAGAVMGTGTVLEVGTSYHLKRELSLLEEKISHTQEAVDRIYSLLQSTLPIYKGSKKIPEEVAARLRLIQRRKEELTSFLRIWKDRQMAIRNQIADLEDIVPVVAVRNKVYPGVEIKIRGSLKLIDRETRYVSFFKDLDKGRIVAGAYL, encoded by the coding sequence ATGAGCTTTGATAGCAGTGGGAAAAAGTCGATAGATGAAAGCCGTATAGAGCTAGGGATGGCCATGGCGGAATCGACTCTCGACAAAATCCTCAAGGAAGTCGAGGGACTTGTCGAGTCGACCACAACCGATATCGATGGAGATGTAGAGGATGGATATTTCACCAGGAGAGTTAGCTCAGACAGACTGACTGTTTTCGTCGATATATATCCTCCCACCGAGGGAGGCAACCCGGTTGAATCGATAGATATAATGAGATCCCTAAGGGACGAAGGCATCGAGAACATTCTGGAGGAAAACATAATCTCTGCCGTGAATACCTGTAACAGGGATGGAATCTCGGTTCACAGGATTGTCGCAGCTCAAGGGATACCGCCTAAGTTGTCCCATGACGGATCAATTCGTTTTTTGTTTTCTATCGATGATAGAAGATCTTTTGTGAAGGATGTATCGGGCAATGTCGACTATAAAGATCGAGGGATTATCCTATCGGTTGTACCAGAGGAGGATCTCGCTTATCTCGATCCCCCTGTTGAAGGAGAGCCTGGACGGGACGTTTACGGAAGGGTTATCCCTGTATCTAAGCCTAGAAAGATAAACCTCATACCGGGAAGAGGGGTGGAGAGCCTTGACGGCAGGGTCTTCAAGGCGACAATCCAAGGACAGCCGATTTTAAAGGGTCATGAGTTATCGGTTAGGGATGTTTACGTAGTTCCCGGTGACGTCGATATGTCCACGGGGAATGTGGATTTCTCCGGCACGGTCATAATAAAAGGAACGGTCAGAGAGGGGTTCTCCGTGAGGTGCGACGGGGATATAGAGATCAAAGGAGCCGTCGAATCCGGCACTGTAACCGCATCTGGAGACGGTCAGATTAGTGCCGTGATAGGCGATAAATCTTACGTCGATGTGGGAGGAGATCTTTCCGTCAGGTTTATACAGGGAGGGGAGGTCATAGTCGGCAGAGATCTTAGCGTTGGAGCCTATGTCCTACATAGCTCGGTTATATCTGGCGGTCAGATTTTGGTCGAAGGCAAAAAAGGTGTTATCGGCGGACACCTGATAGCCCTTAAAAAAATAGATTTATCCAGTGCAGGGGCGGTTATGGGAACCGGTACGGTATTAGAGGTTGGAACCAGTTACCACCTTAAAAGGGAGCTATCCTTGTTGGAGGAGAAAATTTCCCACACCCAGGAAGCGGTGGACAGAATTTATAGCCTTCTTCAATCGACTCTGCCTATCTACAAAGGGAGCAAAAAGATACCCGAAGAAGTGGCTGCGAGATTGAGGCTAATCCAAAGGAGAAAAGAGGAGTTGACCTCTTTTCTCAGGATCTGGAAAGATAGACAGATGGCCATAAGAAACCAGATAGCCGATTTGGAGGACATCGTTCCTGTGGTGGCCGTTCGCAACAAAGTCTATCCTGGAGTAGAGATAAAAATAAGAGGTTCCTTAAAGTTGATAGATAGGGAGACCAGATATGTGTCTTTCTTTAAGGACCTCGATAAAGGACGTATCGTAGCTGGAGCTTACCTATGA
- a CDS encoding ABC transporter substrate-binding protein — MNNISRKMFAVALCATMLFSSPSWASTVIKMGDFSWDSVQLHNRLAGYILEHGLDFEVQYEFAESLPLLMGMARGDIDASTEIWSDNLKDAWTKMIDEGTAVDLGPTYPDANQGWYVPAYVVKGDPERGIEPMAPDLKSVYDLAKYKDLFAPKSGGEKGKGRFYNGPTGWVTYTINEVKLKAYGLDEHYENFSSGSSTALATAVFSAYRKGEPVLAYYWEPTPLMGMLDMIQLEEPPYEHKKWDEKTYDGAFPPSRVHVGIGTHLFKKAPQAVTILANYSSTLEQTNAALAYMESNKATLDETVVWFLREYPDQWRRWFPIANDPRIAKVEEALSKER, encoded by the coding sequence ATGAATAATATTTCAAGGAAGATGTTCGCCGTTGCCCTATGCGCAACGATGCTTTTTTCGTCTCCATCCTGGGCGTCCACCGTCATCAAAATGGGCGATTTCAGCTGGGACAGCGTTCAACTTCACAATCGTCTAGCGGGCTACATTCTTGAGCACGGCCTGGACTTTGAGGTGCAGTACGAGTTCGCCGAGAGCCTACCGCTGCTTATGGGTATGGCCAGAGGGGACATCGACGCAAGCACCGAGATCTGGTCCGACAACCTTAAAGACGCATGGACCAAGATGATAGACGAAGGTACCGCTGTCGACTTAGGCCCAACCTATCCCGACGCAAACCAGGGCTGGTACGTCCCCGCTTACGTAGTTAAAGGGGATCCCGAAAGAGGAATAGAGCCGATGGCCCCGGACCTGAAGTCGGTTTACGACCTGGCCAAGTATAAAGACCTGTTCGCCCCTAAATCGGGCGGGGAAAAAGGCAAAGGCAGGTTTTACAACGGCCCAACCGGATGGGTAACCTACACGATCAACGAAGTAAAGCTCAAGGCCTACGGCCTGGACGAGCATTACGAGAACTTCAGCTCTGGCTCCTCCACCGCCTTAGCGACCGCTGTTTTCTCCGCTTACAGAAAAGGCGAGCCCGTATTGGCCTACTACTGGGAGCCTACCCCTCTAATGGGGATGCTCGACATGATCCAGCTGGAAGAGCCTCCCTATGAGCACAAAAAATGGGACGAAAAGACCTACGACGGTGCTTTCCCTCCATCCAGGGTTCACGTAGGGATAGGAACTCACCTGTTCAAAAAAGCCCCTCAAGCGGTCACCATATTGGCCAATTACTCCTCGACCCTTGAGCAGACCAACGCCGCACTGGCCTATATGGAGAGCAACAAAGCGACCCTAGACGAGACGGTCGTCTGGTTTTTGAGAGAGTATCCCGATCAATGGCGTAGATGGTTCCCTATAGCCAACGATCCACGGATCGCGAAGGTAGAGGAGGCCCTCTCTAAGGAGCGCTAA
- a CDS encoding betaine/proline/choline family ABC transporter ATP-binding protein (Members of the family are the ATP-binding subunit of ABC transporters for substrates such as betaine, L-proline or other amino acids, choline, carnitine, etc. The substrate specificity is best determined from the substrate-binding subunit, rather than this subunit, as it interacts with the permease subunit and not with substrate directly.), which yields MTAIIEVKDLWKVYGRNAADVDVEDEDLISQLDESDETVVAIRGISFEVQKGEVFVVMGLSGSGKSTLIRSILRLVTPTSGDILVEGLNVSSMGEKELVEFRRNHVAMVFQHYGLLPHRTVLQNVAFGLKLKEIPQKERIERSMAAIERVGLKGWEGYYPSSLSGGMRQRVGIARAIVMDAPILLMDEPFSGLDPLIRREMQDELVRLQEEMHKTIFFVTHDLDEAMRLGDRMAVMKNGEIVQLGHPSDILANPADEYVSRFVQDKREQLRKADERAMARAQEVVSHVS from the coding sequence TTGACAGCGATCATAGAGGTTAAGGACCTGTGGAAGGTCTACGGTAGAAATGCCGCCGATGTAGACGTAGAGGATGAGGATCTGATCTCACAGCTTGATGAGTCCGACGAGACCGTCGTGGCTATAAGAGGAATCTCCTTTGAGGTCCAAAAGGGAGAGGTCTTCGTGGTAATGGGTCTCTCGGGTAGCGGAAAATCGACGTTGATCAGAAGCATATTGAGGCTCGTTACCCCGACCTCCGGAGATATCCTGGTCGAGGGGCTCAACGTCTCTTCGATGGGAGAGAAAGAGCTTGTTGAGTTCAGGAGAAACCACGTCGCCATGGTTTTTCAGCATTACGGCCTTTTACCTCACAGAACGGTTCTTCAGAACGTCGCTTTTGGTCTGAAGCTCAAGGAGATTCCCCAAAAAGAGCGGATAGAGCGATCTATGGCGGCCATAGAGAGGGTCGGGTTAAAGGGCTGGGAAGGGTACTATCCGTCCTCCCTCAGCGGTGGAATGAGACAGAGGGTCGGTATAGCCAGGGCTATCGTTATGGATGCCCCTATTCTGCTCATGGACGAACCCTTTAGCGGCCTTGATCCCCTGATCAGGAGAGAGATGCAGGACGAGCTTGTTCGTCTACAGGAGGAAATGCATAAAACCATCTTCTTCGTCACCCACGACCTCGACGAGGCGATGAGACTAGGCGACAGGATGGCGGTCATGAAAAACGGCGAGATCGTCCAATTAGGTCACCCATCGGATATATTGGCCAATCCTGCCGACGAGTACGTATCAAGGTTCGTACAGGACAAGAGGGAGCAGCTCAGAAAGGCCGACGAAAGGGCTATGGCTAGAGCTCAGGAGGTGGTATCCCATGTTTCCTAG
- a CDS encoding ABC transporter permease subunit has product MFPSVWRFHVAPYVNDGVDWLLNRFATGFDGISVFISSILSAIQTGLNFIPWWLYVILVAFAVWKSTGKKVSAILLASLTVCIGLFGLWALALETLSIILASVLISLVLGIPLGVMIAEYPRSASFMKPILDGMQTMPSFVYLIPAMMFFGLGKVPAVFATLIYSMPPVIRLTALGLQQVPKPAQEAAIAYGATRWQLLKEVRIPLAMPGIMAGINQTTMMALAMVVVCAMIGARGLGQEVLLSINRIDVGRGFESGMSIVIMAVVIDRITQGLGKKWEPKKR; this is encoded by the coding sequence ATGTTTCCTAGCGTATGGCGTTTTCACGTAGCTCCCTACGTCAACGACGGGGTAGACTGGCTTTTAAACCGTTTTGCGACCGGCTTTGACGGGATCTCGGTGTTTATATCCTCCATACTCTCCGCTATTCAGACCGGACTTAACTTTATTCCCTGGTGGTTGTACGTAATTCTGGTGGCTTTCGCCGTGTGGAAGTCCACCGGTAAGAAGGTTTCCGCTATCCTGTTGGCCTCTTTGACCGTATGTATAGGCCTTTTCGGACTTTGGGCTTTGGCCCTCGAGACTCTGTCAATTATCCTGGCCTCGGTGTTGATATCGCTGGTCCTCGGAATCCCTCTGGGAGTCATGATCGCTGAGTATCCACGGTCGGCCTCGTTTATGAAGCCAATTTTAGATGGGATGCAAACTATGCCCAGTTTTGTCTATCTGATACCGGCAATGATGTTCTTCGGCCTCGGTAAGGTACCGGCGGTATTCGCCACTCTCATATACTCCATGCCCCCTGTAATTAGGCTTACCGCTCTAGGGCTTCAACAGGTCCCTAAGCCCGCCCAGGAAGCGGCTATCGCCTACGGGGCAACCAGGTGGCAACTTCTCAAAGAGGTTCGAATTCCTCTCGCCATGCCCGGCATTATGGCAGGCATAAACCAGACGACTATGATGGCCCTGGCTATGGTGGTGGTCTGTGCCATGATAGGAGCCAGAGGCTTGGGGCAAGAGGTACTTCTGTCCATCAACCGTATCGATGTCGGACGAGGATTCGAGTCGGGAATGAGCATAGTCATAATGGCTGTCGTGATCGACAGGATAACCCAGGGGCTTGGGAAAAAATGGGAGCCTAAGAAAAGATGA
- a CDS encoding biotin transporter BioY, whose protein sequence is MRISSRDMILIALFAGLTAVGAFIRIPIGPAPISLQNFFSLMAGALLGARSGALSQGIYVGIGLTGIPVFTSGGGLSYVMHPTFGFLLGFILCAWVVGRWMETREPLFRNFFIGSVMATALVYILGVPWLYVILTKVSGVDMSLLKAFQVGCLVFLPGDLVKIVGVSWLASKIVPRLSSL, encoded by the coding sequence ATGAGGATAAGTTCCAGAGATATGATCCTAATTGCCCTGTTTGCAGGGCTCACGGCGGTGGGAGCTTTTATAAGGATCCCTATAGGTCCAGCACCTATATCACTTCAAAATTTTTTCTCCCTCATGGCAGGAGCTCTTCTAGGAGCCAGGTCCGGTGCTTTATCCCAAGGGATTTACGTGGGCATAGGGCTTACAGGGATTCCAGTATTTACCTCTGGGGGGGGTCTTTCCTACGTGATGCACCCTACCTTCGGTTTTCTATTGGGATTTATACTCTGTGCCTGGGTCGTCGGAAGGTGGATGGAAACTCGGGAGCCTCTTTTTAGGAATTTTTTCATAGGATCCGTAATGGCTACCGCTCTCGTATACATTCTCGGAGTTCCATGGTTGTACGTGATATTGACGAAGGTGTCTGGAGTCGATATGTCCCTGCTTAAGGCGTTTCAGGTAGGATGTCTTGTCTTCCTGCCGGGGGATTTGGTCAAAATTGTGGGGGTCTCCTGGCTTGCCAGTAAGATCGTCCCACGGCTTTCGAGTTTATGA
- a CDS encoding DUF3798 domain-containing protein: MKRYSILLLSVFMVVAMASASLADAAFHIGICTGTVSQSEDDLRGAESMIAKYGDVSNGGMIKHITYPDNFMQEMETTISQIASFADDPLMKVVIVNQAIPGTTEAFRRIREKRDDILLFAGEAHEDPGVIESIANLAVNADNIARGYLIIAAAQKLGATDFVHISFPRHMSYELLSRRRNIMEEACNDLGMNFHFETAPDPTSDVGVAGAQQFILEKVPAWLDKYGDKTAFFCTNDAHTEPLLKRIAEGGGFFIEADLPSPLMGYPGALGVELADVKGDFPAILKKVEQAVADHGGAGRMGTWAYSYGYTNSIALVEFGRQCVDNGIDNSNFRRKFRKEDLFAAYSEATPGAQWSGSYYTDVQTGVEKKNHVLLYQDTYIFGKGYLEMTSVEVPEKYFSVK, translated from the coding sequence ATGAAGAGGTATTCAATTCTGTTGCTCAGCGTCTTTATGGTCGTGGCTATGGCATCGGCTTCTCTGGCCGACGCTGCTTTCCACATCGGTATCTGCACCGGCACGGTCTCTCAGTCCGAGGACGATCTGAGAGGCGCGGAGTCCATGATCGCCAAGTACGGCGACGTATCAAACGGTGGCATGATCAAGCACATAACCTACCCGGATAACTTTATGCAGGAGATGGAGACAACCATATCCCAGATAGCCTCCTTCGCCGACGATCCTCTGATGAAGGTGGTCATAGTAAACCAGGCGATCCCTGGGACCACCGAGGCATTCCGTCGCATAAGGGAGAAAAGGGACGACATCCTTCTCTTCGCCGGAGAGGCTCATGAGGATCCAGGTGTTATCGAGAGCATAGCGAATCTCGCCGTTAACGCCGATAACATCGCCCGTGGTTATCTGATCATAGCCGCCGCTCAGAAGCTCGGCGCTACCGACTTTGTCCATATATCCTTCCCTCGCCACATGAGCTACGAGCTTCTTTCCCGCCGTCGTAACATCATGGAGGAGGCCTGTAACGATCTTGGGATGAACTTCCACTTCGAGACAGCTCCCGATCCTACCAGCGACGTTGGTGTCGCCGGTGCCCAGCAGTTTATACTTGAGAAAGTCCCTGCATGGCTGGATAAGTACGGAGATAAGACCGCTTTCTTCTGCACCAACGACGCCCATACCGAGCCCCTCCTCAAGAGGATAGCCGAGGGCGGCGGTTTCTTCATCGAGGCCGATCTTCCCTCCCCTCTAATGGGATATCCCGGTGCTTTGGGAGTCGAGCTTGCGGACGTGAAGGGCGACTTCCCGGCGATACTCAAAAAGGTAGAGCAGGCAGTTGCCGACCACGGTGGAGCTGGCCGCATGGGAACCTGGGCCTATTCATACGGCTACACCAATTCGATTGCTCTTGTAGAGTTTGGCCGTCAGTGCGTGGATAACGGAATTGACAACAGCAATTTCCGCCGTAAGTTTAGAAAAGAGGACCTTTTCGCCGCCTATTCCGAGGCGACTCCTGGAGCACAGTGGAGCGGAAGCTACTACACCGACGTCCAGACCGGAGTTGAGAAAAAGAACCACGTGTTGCTCTATCAGGATACCTATATCTTTGGCAAAGGATATCTTGAGATGACCAGTGTAGAGGTACCGGAGAAGTATTTCTCCGTAAAGTAG
- a CDS encoding sugar ABC transporter ATP-binding protein, whose translation MASGPLLKVEGVGKAYFNNRVLKNVNFTLEKGQILGLVGENGAGKSTLMNILFGMTVIKETGGYEGDILVDGEKVAFNTPFDALRAGIGMVHQEFSLIPGFSVAENIVLNREPTKYNFLVEAFGDRLKTLERNTMTERGKKAIEKLNVALDPDSLISELPVGYKQFTEIAREIDKENTRLLVLDEPTAVLTESEADTLLASMRRLANMGISIIFISHRLQEILDVCDKIVILRDGEVVHETPPSGTDIMSIASHMVGRDVASAFARKDDPERQMGAPLLSVEHLWVDMPGETVRDVSFDVKEGEIFGIGGLAGQGKLGIPNGIMGMFPSGGSVTFEGKSVGLNEPTNALSVGMSAVYEDRRGVGLLLEEPISWNVIFTALQMQGRFLKPLLGGLVKIRDEEAISSCARDYIKSLEIKCVSERQRVQELSGGNQQKVCLAKAFETKPKLLFVAEPTRGIDVGAKKVVLDTLKLYNKKHGMTIVMVSSELEELRSVCDRIAIVDSGRIAGILPAESPSTEFGLLMLGAVKQEEKVSS comes from the coding sequence ATGGCATCAGGACCGCTTTTAAAGGTAGAGGGGGTCGGGAAGGCCTACTTTAACAACAGGGTTCTTAAAAACGTGAACTTTACCCTGGAAAAAGGACAGATACTGGGGCTTGTCGGCGAGAATGGAGCAGGCAAGTCGACCTTGATGAATATACTTTTCGGTATGACAGTGATAAAAGAAACCGGGGGATACGAGGGAGACATCTTAGTCGACGGCGAAAAAGTCGCTTTTAATACCCCTTTTGATGCGCTGAGGGCGGGAATAGGCATGGTCCATCAGGAATTCTCTCTGATACCGGGCTTCTCCGTGGCTGAGAACATCGTCCTAAACAGGGAACCGACTAAGTATAATTTTTTGGTCGAGGCATTTGGTGATAGGCTGAAGACCCTTGAGAGGAACACCATGACCGAGCGGGGTAAAAAGGCTATAGAGAAGCTGAACGTCGCTCTTGATCCTGATTCGCTGATATCCGAGCTTCCTGTAGGTTATAAGCAGTTTACAGAGATAGCCAGGGAGATCGATAAGGAGAATACCAGACTTCTCGTCCTAGACGAGCCTACCGCTGTACTGACCGAGTCGGAGGCGGATACCCTTTTGGCCTCTATGAGACGTCTTGCCAATATGGGAATCTCTATAATCTTCATATCCCACAGGCTTCAGGAAATTCTCGATGTGTGTGACAAGATAGTCATACTGAGGGATGGAGAGGTGGTCCATGAGACGCCTCCTTCTGGGACGGATATCATGTCCATAGCCTCTCATATGGTGGGAAGGGACGTGGCGTCCGCTTTCGCCAGGAAAGACGATCCAGAAAGACAAATGGGGGCTCCCCTCCTTTCAGTGGAACACCTTTGGGTCGATATGCCTGGAGAAACCGTAAGGGATGTCTCCTTCGATGTGAAAGAGGGGGAGATCTTCGGGATCGGAGGTCTTGCAGGGCAGGGAAAACTCGGTATTCCTAACGGTATCATGGGTATGTTCCCCTCCGGTGGTTCTGTGACCTTCGAGGGAAAATCGGTAGGCCTAAACGAGCCTACTAATGCCCTTTCCGTCGGTATGTCCGCCGTCTACGAGGACAGAAGAGGGGTTGGGCTTCTGTTGGAAGAGCCTATCTCCTGGAACGTAATATTCACCGCTCTCCAGATGCAAGGTCGTTTTTTAAAGCCTCTGCTAGGTGGGTTGGTCAAAATAAGGGATGAAGAAGCTATATCCTCCTGTGCCAGGGACTACATAAAATCTCTGGAGATAAAGTGTGTCAGTGAGAGGCAGCGGGTTCAGGAACTATCCGGTGGAAACCAGCAGAAGGTCTGTCTCGCTAAGGCATTTGAGACTAAGCCTAAGCTTCTTTTCGTCGCAGAGCCCACCAGGGGGATCGACGTCGGGGCAAAGAAGGTGGTTCTCGATACCCTCAAGCTCTATAACAAAAAACACGGCATGACTATCGTTATGGTGTCCTCCGAGCTGGAAGAGCTGCGTTCGGTCTGTGACAGAATCGCCATAGTCGATTCGGGCAGGATAGCGGGGATTCTTCCCGCAGAGTCCCCCTCCACCGAGTTTGGTTTACTTATGCTCGGGGCTGTGAAGCAAGAGGAGAAGGTGAGTTCGTAG
- a CDS encoding ABC transporter permease codes for MDRVKKFIEDAGWPRIIIALFLLSLFVIAPFVGVRLDASISDTLVRLGMNGVMVLAMVPMIQAGCGLNFGLPLGIIAGLLGAVTSIEIGVPGIPGIFIAMAVAIPIATVLGWAYGLLLNKVKGSEMMIATYVGFSSVAFMCIMWLVLPYKSSNMVWGYAGKGLRTTVSVEGFWHQAISDLGSFQIGKFFYVPTGMFLFFALLCLMMWVFMRTRVGTAMTTVGSNPEYARASGVNIDRMRIISVILSTVLGAIGIIVYQQSFGFIQLYMGPFYMAFPAVSAILIGGASVHKATIINVVVGTVLFQGILTMTPSVINSMIQTDMSEVIRIIVSNGMILYALTRVVKVRS; via the coding sequence GTGGACAGGGTAAAAAAATTCATAGAGGACGCTGGATGGCCAAGGATAATCATAGCCCTGTTTTTGCTGTCTTTGTTCGTTATAGCGCCTTTCGTCGGGGTTCGTCTTGACGCCTCTATAAGCGACACTCTGGTGCGTCTTGGAATGAACGGAGTTATGGTCCTAGCTATGGTTCCCATGATTCAGGCCGGTTGTGGGTTGAACTTCGGCCTTCCTCTTGGGATTATCGCCGGCCTTTTAGGGGCTGTAACCAGCATAGAGATCGGTGTCCCCGGGATTCCCGGGATATTTATAGCTATGGCTGTTGCCATCCCTATCGCGACGGTTCTCGGTTGGGCCTACGGTCTCCTTCTCAATAAGGTCAAGGGAAGCGAGATGATGATAGCCACTTACGTCGGATTTTCATCGGTGGCCTTCATGTGTATCATGTGGCTGGTCCTGCCCTACAAAAGCTCCAACATGGTCTGGGGGTACGCCGGTAAGGGACTTAGGACGACGGTCTCGGTGGAGGGCTTTTGGCATCAGGCCATCAGCGACTTAGGTTCCTTTCAGATAGGGAAATTTTTCTACGTTCCAACTGGAATGTTCCTTTTCTTCGCCCTTCTTTGCCTAATGATGTGGGTGTTCATGAGGACCAGGGTCGGAACTGCTATGACCACCGTTGGATCGAATCCAGAATACGCTAGAGCCTCAGGGGTTAACATCGACAGAATGAGGATTATATCGGTTATTCTGTCCACCGTTCTTGGGGCGATAGGTATTATCGTCTATCAGCAGAGCTTCGGTTTTATTCAGCTCTACATGGGGCCCTTTTATATGGCCTTCCCCGCTGTGTCCGCCATTCTTATAGGTGGTGCGTCGGTCCACAAGGCGACTATTATCAACGTGGTTGTAGGGACGGTGCTGTTTCAGGGGATATTGACTATGACTCCTTCGGTCATAAACAGCATGATTCAGACCGATATGTCCGAGGTCATAAGGATCATAGTCTCTAACGGAATGATACTCTACGCTTTGACCAGAGTTGTGAAGGTGAGATCATGA